In one Methylocaldum szegediense genomic region, the following are encoded:
- a CDS encoding DUF3696 domain-containing protein, with protein sequence MLTRLRINNFKAWKETGSIRLAPLTVIFGANSAGKSSLGHLLLALKQTVLSADRKRPLHLGDENSLIDLGTFAECLYKHDLGQPLRFELGWKLPGKLDVKDSVSSEKFSGNELRLKVDMRADQREQPRVQQLTYELLQEQQEVLTVEYLCDEKGKWQIESPQYKFVRNAGRAWPLDEPDKFYRISDYSRARFQNAEFLSDFAWQTEAALSTVYYLGPLREYPKRIYSWSGETPESVGQKGEFAVAAILAASAQGRMLNRGPKKRQYRFDEFVAQWLKDLGIVDSFAVRAVAEGRKEFEVLVKTDAGATEVKITDVGFGVSQVLPALVQAFYCPPHSTVWMEQPEIHLHPQLQAELADVFISAVQARENGKERQAQLIIESHSEHFLNRLQRRVAEGAISPDNVAVYFCRRVDAATVLEPLQLNEYGEIENWPENFFGDEMADISARTLAAMQRKRELSKNSGA encoded by the coding sequence ATGCTGACTAGGCTTCGTATCAACAATTTCAAAGCCTGGAAGGAGACGGGGTCGATTCGCCTGGCCCCCCTGACGGTGATTTTCGGCGCCAACAGTGCGGGTAAAAGCAGCCTGGGGCATTTGCTGCTGGCGCTGAAACAAACCGTGTTGTCGGCGGATCGGAAACGCCCGCTTCATTTGGGTGATGAAAACTCGTTGATCGACTTGGGTACCTTTGCTGAATGCCTCTATAAGCACGATCTGGGTCAACCGTTGCGTTTCGAGTTGGGCTGGAAGTTGCCCGGCAAGCTGGATGTAAAAGATTCCGTGAGCTCCGAGAAATTCTCGGGCAATGAATTACGCCTCAAAGTCGACATGCGGGCAGATCAGCGCGAACAACCACGTGTTCAGCAACTGACCTATGAGCTGCTGCAAGAGCAGCAGGAAGTGCTGACGGTAGAGTATTTGTGCGACGAAAAAGGGAAATGGCAGATCGAATCTCCCCAATACAAATTTGTGCGGAACGCCGGGCGCGCCTGGCCGTTGGATGAACCGGATAAGTTTTATCGAATCTCCGATTACAGTCGCGCACGCTTTCAGAATGCGGAATTTTTATCCGACTTCGCGTGGCAAACCGAGGCGGCGCTGAGCACCGTGTATTACCTCGGTCCGCTCCGCGAATACCCAAAGCGGATTTACTCTTGGTCGGGGGAAACCCCGGAAAGCGTAGGGCAGAAAGGTGAGTTCGCCGTTGCCGCGATTCTGGCGGCCAGTGCGCAAGGACGGATGCTCAATCGCGGCCCGAAAAAGCGCCAATATCGATTCGATGAGTTTGTAGCGCAGTGGCTGAAAGACTTAGGCATTGTCGATAGCTTCGCCGTTAGGGCGGTCGCTGAAGGACGCAAGGAATTCGAGGTGTTGGTCAAGACCGATGCCGGAGCGACCGAAGTTAAAATCACCGATGTCGGTTTCGGCGTCTCACAGGTATTACCGGCGCTGGTACAGGCTTTCTATTGTCCTCCCCATTCCACGGTCTGGATGGAACAGCCGGAAATCCATCTCCATCCGCAGCTACAGGCCGAACTGGCCGACGTATTCATTTCTGCTGTCCAAGCCCGTGAGAATGGCAAGGAACGCCAAGCCCAGCTGATTATCGAGAGCCACTCCGAGCACTTCCTCAATCGCTTACAGCGCCGAGTGGCGGAAGGCGCTATATCGCCAGATAACGTGGCGGTCTATTTTTGCCGCCGAGTCGATGCTGCAACGGTACTGGAACCGCTACAACTCAATGAATATGGTGAAATCGAAAATTGGCCGGAAAATTTCTTTGGAGATGAGATGGCCGATATTTCCGCTCGAACACTGGCGGCGATGCAGCGCAAGCGCGAGCTTAGCAAGAACAGCGGCGCATGA
- a CDS encoding CHRD domain-containing protein → MNRFVLSILLSSILAAAIAHGDGENPLPLRFGAVFGSSGEIPVQTDASMWGQAGFAFDREEAAMVFVLTLTNGANVTGVQLHCGTLDTFGPAIVPLLNFLEGSWNGTLQVQATVTETSILRGVDCFSTIGRNIVTLPDLAASMRDGNIFVNVTSAAFPDGEIRGQVQITSTDLTFLAPPGTIDSAARVPLQIGGESGAFVRIVTESPATVISQPSAFNPPLREFPSSSFNPPLRDRTSFPSPGFNPP, encoded by the coding sequence GTGAACCGTTTCGTTTTATCGATACTGCTTTCTTCGATTCTCGCTGCAGCCATTGCTCACGGAGATGGCGAAAACCCTTTACCCCTTCGCTTCGGCGCCGTTTTCGGCAGTTCTGGGGAAATACCCGTTCAGACGGATGCCTCGATGTGGGGTCAGGCGGGTTTCGCATTTGATCGGGAAGAAGCGGCGATGGTGTTCGTCTTGACGCTTACGAACGGCGCAAATGTCACCGGCGTGCAGCTGCATTGCGGCACACTGGACACGTTTGGCCCGGCAATCGTCCCTCTTTTGAACTTCCTCGAAGGCAGTTGGAACGGCACACTTCAAGTGCAGGCGACGGTCACCGAAACCAGCATCCTGCGGGGGGTGGATTGTTTTTCCACGATTGGACGAAACATCGTCACGCTTCCGGATCTGGCAGCGTCCATGAGAGACGGTAACATCTTCGTGAATGTCACTTCAGCCGCTTTTCCCGACGGTGAAATTCGGGGACAGGTGCAAATTACGTCAACCGATTTGACTTTCCTGGCACCGCCCGGAACGATCGATTCCGCGGCTAGAGTACCGCTACAGATCGGCGGAGAGTCCGGCGCCTTCGTCAGAATTGTGACCGAATCTCCCGCGACCGTGATCTCGCAGCCTTCGGCTTTCAATCCGCCGCTCCGAGAATTTCCTTCCTCGAGTTTCAATCCACCCTTGAGAGATAGGACGAGCTTTCCATCTCCGGGCTTCAATCCGCCTTAG
- the pgl gene encoding 6-phosphogluconolactonase yields MVDIRWFDDNASLAPALASAVAADLRAALQSGAEAALAVSGGRSPVPVFEALREEDLDWARVVVTLVDERWVPETDSASNAALVKAHLLQGRAAAARFVPLYTGDATAQDAETKLAATFKSLPLPFAALILGMGDDGHTASLFPASPNLDAGLALGASIADTPPCLAQVGAVAPTERMSMTLPWILHARRVYLQFGGAKKAEVFTAALAEPNRQYPVSFVLAQTQTPVVVFASRS; encoded by the coding sequence ATGGTAGACATTCGATGGTTCGACGATAACGCGAGTCTCGCACCGGCTCTTGCCTCAGCAGTGGCTGCCGACTTGCGCGCGGCTCTACAGTCCGGGGCCGAGGCCGCTTTGGCGGTATCGGGGGGTCGGTCGCCGGTGCCGGTGTTCGAGGCTCTCCGCGAAGAAGACTTGGACTGGGCTCGCGTCGTCGTCACGCTAGTGGACGAGCGCTGGGTACCAGAGACTGATTCAGCCAGCAACGCTGCCCTGGTCAAAGCGCATCTGCTACAAGGCCGCGCCGCAGCGGCTCGCTTCGTGCCGCTCTATACCGGCGACGCCACTGCGCAAGACGCAGAAACGAAATTGGCGGCCACCTTCAAAAGCCTACCCTTGCCGTTCGCGGCGCTGATTCTCGGCATGGGAGACGACGGCCACACGGCCTCGCTGTTCCCGGCGAGCCCGAACCTGGACGCTGGTTTGGCGCTCGGGGCTTCGATCGCCGATACGCCCCCCTGTCTCGCTCAAGTGGGTGCGGTGGCGCCGACCGAGCGTATGAGCATGACCCTGCCGTGGATTTTGCATGCGCGGCGAGTCTATCTGCAGTTCGGAGGCGCCAAAAAGGCGGAAGTGTTCACCGCCGCCCTCGCGGAGCCGAATCGTCAATACCCGGTAAGTTTCGTGCTCGCGCAGACGCAAACGCCGGTCGTCGTATTCGCCTCACGTAGCTGA